A window of the Phragmites australis chromosome 20, lpPhrAust1.1, whole genome shotgun sequence genome harbors these coding sequences:
- the LOC133901255 gene encoding cyclin-C1-1 isoform X2: MAANFWTSSHYKQLLDPEDVDVVPVADRERGITPEEFRLVKIHMSFHIWRLAQQVKVRQRVIATAITYFRRVYTRKSMTEYDPRLVAPTCLYLASKVEESTVQARLLVFYIKKMCGSDDKYRFEIKDILEMEMKLLEALDYYLVVFHPYHPLLQLLQDAGITDLTQFAWGLVNDTYKMDLILIYPPYMIALACIYIASVLKDKDTTSWFEELRVDMNIVKNIAMEILDFYDTYKIDPQRGFPEDKISPVMNKLPAKA; encoded by the exons ATGGCGGCCAACTTCTGGACGTCGTCGCACTA CAAGCAGCTGCTGGACCCGGAGGACGTGGACGTGGTGCCGGTGGCGGACCGGGAGCGGGGCATCACGCCGGAGGAGTTCCGCCTCGTCAAGATCCACATGTCCTTCC ATATCTGGCGATTGGCGCAGCAGGTGAAAGTTAGGCAAAG AGTTATAGCTACGGCAATCACCTACTTCAGGCGTGTGTACACAAG AAAGAGCATGACAGAGTATGATCCTCGTTTGGTTGCACCTACTTGTTTGTATTTGGCATCAAAAGTGGAGGAGAGCACAGTGCAAGCACGGCTTCTTGTTTTTTACATAAAAAAGATGTGTG GTTCTGATGATAAGTATCGGTTTGAAATTAAGGATATCCTTGAGATGGAAATGAAGCTCCTGGAAGCACTAGACTACTATTTGGTTGTTTTCCATCCATATCATCCTCTCTTACA GTTATTGCAGGATGCTGGCATAACAGATCTGACACAATTTGCCTG GGGCCTTGTTAATGATACTTACAAGATGGATCTTATTCTCATATACCCACCCTATATGATTGCACTTGCCTGCATATACATTGCAAGTGTTCTTAAAGATAAGGACACCACTTCGTGGTTTGAGGAACTCCGTGTTGACATGAACATT GTCAAGAATATCGCAATGGAAATTTTGGACTTCTATGACACCTACAAGATTGATCCTCAAAGGGGCTTCCCTGAGGATAAGATTAGCCCTGTGATGAACAAGTTGCCGGCGAAGGCTTAA
- the LOC133901257 gene encoding uncharacterized protein LOC133901257 produces the protein MADAPPASGRDRRRRSRAPAVAAEDEDGEGQHLNPFLDAALPASSRVQFRKVASRARWLEEAGAAEVVDSKGKLWLTTGVTRGGKLYYNVEEIGFLAEKGALILLNDKDGTIGMEGIYEKIAGGKYGCSWDAFQVYKHLKSLGYIVGRYGIPWTMKNSGTCDTIRPPTSMIDTDQSFNRVDDTCNDITKLLKEMHIDGISPSFEVYLPNSKFKKSSPGAPSFLLRLLRDKPPSRVELETVENNFGGIPLKYCHVDNGRVSFLSFDKVTLPSLP, from the exons atGGCCGACGCGCCGCCGGCAAGCGGGCGCGACCGCCGGCGAAGGAGCCGCGCTCCCGCGGTTGCCGCCGAGGACGAGGATGGAGAGGGGCAGCACCTCAACCCGTTTCTCGACGCAGCGCTGCCCGCCTCCTCGAGGGTCCAGTTCAG GAAGGTGGCGTCGCGCGCGCGGTGGTTGGAGGAGGCCGGCGCCGCGGAGGTGGTAGACAGCAAGGGTAAGCTGTGGCTGACCACCGGCGTCACCCGCGGTGGCAAGTTGTACTACAATGTCGAGGAGATCGG GTTCTTGGCAGAAAAAGGTGCCTTGATTCTTCTCAATGATAAGGATGGAACGATAGGAATGGAGGGCATCTATGAAAAGATTGCTGGAGGAAAGTATGGGTGCTCCTGGGATGCCTTCCAAGTTTATAAGCACTTGAAATCGCTTGGATATATTGTTGGACGATATGGCATTCCCTGGACAATGAAGAATAGTGGTACTTGTGACACTATTCGTCCCCCCACGAGTATGATTGACACTGATCAGAGCTTCAATAGAGTCGATGACACCTGCAATGACATAACCAAATTGCTCAAGGAAATGCACATTGATGGGATATCTCCATCCTTTGAAGTTTATCTTCCAAACAGCAAGTTTAAAAAGTCATCCCCAGGAGCCCCTAGTTTCCTCTTACGTCTGTTAAG GGATAAGCCACCCTCAAGGGTTGAATTGGAAACTGTGGAAAACAATTTCGGGGGCATTCCTCTGAAGTATTGTCATGTTGATAATGGACGGGTCAGCTTTCTCTCCTTCGATAAAGTTACCCTTCCAAGCTTGCCCTGA
- the LOC133901258 gene encoding uncharacterized protein LOC133901258 produces MSTVSGTRRAPRRQSQDVFADKVVVNLEATSPVVASRHGVPTVAGARTSPIDVEAIDDEVQAVSPSRVPPPRRNRRTRQAPVTVVDLEADTSWEGNKRQRVVHFVSPESGEGSSLQSSNAAQTSKEPAPKEPIFTCPVCLNKLEEPSTTICGHIFCAECIKLAIKVQKKCPTCRRSLRANNFHRIYLPNSAS; encoded by the exons ATGAGTACTGTCAGCGGCACAAGGCGTGCCCCGAGGAGGCAGTCGCAAGATGTGTTTGCAGATAAAGTTGTTGTGAACTTGGAAGCAACCTCCCCAGTGGTGGCGAGCCGTCATGGAGTACCAACAGTTGCTGGCGCACGCACATCGCCTATCGATGTGGAAGCTATCGATGATGAAGTGCAGGCAGTATCGCCCTCACGAGTGCCCCCTCCA AGGAGGAACCGGAGAACTAGGCAGGCACCTGTTACAGTGGTTGACCTGGAGGCAGATACTAGCTGGGAAG GGAACAAACGTCAGAGGGTAGTACATTTCGTCTCTCCAGAAAGTGGTGAAGGCTCCAGCTTGCAG TCAAGCAATGCAGCGCAAACTAGCAAAGAGCCTGCTCCCAAGGAACCAATTTTTACCTGCCCTGTATGCTTGAACAAGCTGGAGGAACCCTCCACCACGATTTGTGGCCATATCTTCTGTGCGGAGTGCATCAAGCTAGCCATCAAGGTTCAGAAGAAATGTCCAACTTGCAGGAGGAGCCTGAGAGCGAACAATTTCCACCGTATTTACCTTCCGAACTCTGCTAGTTAA
- the LOC133901255 gene encoding cyclin-C1-1 isoform X1 encodes MAANFWTSSHYKQLLDPEDVDVVPVADRERGITPEEFRLVKIHMSFRPLVYFWVSHKVEHLMISDIWRLAQQVKVRQRVIATAITYFRRVYTRKSMTEYDPRLVAPTCLYLASKVEESTVQARLLVFYIKKMCGSDDKYRFEIKDILEMEMKLLEALDYYLVVFHPYHPLLQLLQDAGITDLTQFAWGLVNDTYKMDLILIYPPYMIALACIYIASVLKDKDTTSWFEELRVDMNIVKNIAMEILDFYDTYKIDPQRGFPEDKISPVMNKLPAKA; translated from the exons ATGGCGGCCAACTTCTGGACGTCGTCGCACTA CAAGCAGCTGCTGGACCCGGAGGACGTGGACGTGGTGCCGGTGGCGGACCGGGAGCGGGGCATCACGCCGGAGGAGTTCCGCCTCGTCAAGATCCACATGTCCTTCC GACCACTTGTGTATTTTTGGGTGTCTCACAAAGTAGAGCATTTGATGATTTCAGATATCTGGCGATTGGCGCAGCAGGTGAAAGTTAGGCAAAG AGTTATAGCTACGGCAATCACCTACTTCAGGCGTGTGTACACAAG AAAGAGCATGACAGAGTATGATCCTCGTTTGGTTGCACCTACTTGTTTGTATTTGGCATCAAAAGTGGAGGAGAGCACAGTGCAAGCACGGCTTCTTGTTTTTTACATAAAAAAGATGTGTG GTTCTGATGATAAGTATCGGTTTGAAATTAAGGATATCCTTGAGATGGAAATGAAGCTCCTGGAAGCACTAGACTACTATTTGGTTGTTTTCCATCCATATCATCCTCTCTTACA GTTATTGCAGGATGCTGGCATAACAGATCTGACACAATTTGCCTG GGGCCTTGTTAATGATACTTACAAGATGGATCTTATTCTCATATACCCACCCTATATGATTGCACTTGCCTGCATATACATTGCAAGTGTTCTTAAAGATAAGGACACCACTTCGTGGTTTGAGGAACTCCGTGTTGACATGAACATT GTCAAGAATATCGCAATGGAAATTTTGGACTTCTATGACACCTACAAGATTGATCCTCAAAGGGGCTTCCCTGAGGATAAGATTAGCCCTGTGATGAACAAGTTGCCGGCGAAGGCTTAA